The genomic DNA TCTCGCCAACTTCTAGTAGTCAAGCATCTCCTCTCAGGCCCAACTATGGCATTCATTATCAATTGTCGTCCCCCCTCCTCTCGTCTGAGCACGAAAGTCCAGTCCCAATTCGTAATCAGTTCTTAAGGCCGGGTTCTTCAGGTCCACGTGACATATGTAGGTGAAATGTCAAAaccacacgttgccacgtgagaGTAGATGTTGAGAGTTAATCCCACACGGAAAAATAGAgtagaaaaatatgaatttataagATATTAGGTACCACAACCTAGCAACTCGAGTTTTTAGGTTGAAGATGAACGCGATCACTTATAGGCTCAGTGAGTATTATGATGGTTGAtgcttatatattttaatttttgttattgtTCAAATctacaattataaaaaataataatttagtaATATTACTAAAAAAAGATTTGAAAGCTCTTTTCTACTAAATTGTGTAAATCTtctatcataatatatattttattatatttaatgaaTTGTAATGTATCATAATCATATTAAGTCAAATGTTCTTCATTAATTCGCTAAATATGAAAAGTCACTCAATGTAAGAACTGCTTTGTCCTATATGGCGCAATATGAATAATGGTTTCggcttttataatttatatagatgAGGGAGAGCTCCAACCTCGAGAATGGGGACCGAAAGGAACGAAACTTGATGCAAATCTAGTCGCGAGTTCTCTAATAAGTCGGATATGGATTGCTTTCAAGTATTATAATTTATCGCTTGCAGCTTCCCAGCTTCGCTCGGCAGGTCTCTTTTATGAAGTTCTCCACCGTACAGTATGCACGTTGAGGAAGATTTTCTTGCCTACTTACAGATCCGGTTTTGGAAAACTCTGCAAGATAATCGGAATGACCTAATTGAAGGAACCGTAGAGTAATCGGTGCATGTTTATAAGACGGTCGACCTCCGAGGATAGATTGTAGAGAGATGGCTCCTACACATGCTCTTCCCATGCTCGCCAATGAAGAAACTCTACTGGACCGGATTCGGAGTTCAGTTGCACCATTGTCGGAATTTAATGTTTCCGGTTGAGAGACTATATTCCGGATAGATTGTGAATCCTTATGGAAGGTTGCTCTATGGCAATTCTGGATCCATTCCCTCTGATATGACATGGGTGTGGCTTGTGGAATCTAAAACTGGGCAGGTCTgctaagaaataaaaaagccCATAGGTAATAAACTTCTCCTAGCCCAGCTCACTAGCAAGCACTATTCCCGTAATATGCACTAATGATTTAGGCCGCATTGGGTACGTAATCTAGAGAAGAATGCCACAAGATTATCTACTCTAATCTAAATCTATAAGTGATTGGCCGTATCGTATTCCACACACAAGTTTAAGTTAGTAAGTGGTCGTATCCAACTCTTTTATACATCCAATATCCAATAATATATCTTTATTATTCTGATGCAGTATCTCCTAGACTCCTTGATATGGATCATGTCATGAGATCAAACTTTGTgccatgttttcttttccccctgCTTTCATAGTACCATTTATGAACTCTTCAGTTGGCTCGGTATGGTCGCTAAAATTTAATGGGCCTGGACCAGAAGTCGGCCAGTCCTGATGACGATTGGGTTGAGCCGGGCTTTGACAAGCCCTTAACGAGAATTTTTGGTGGGAAGTTcctaaatttcaaatatatatatatatatatatatatatattcctttgGAAGGTAATTCCCTAGATTTCAAATATCAGACTTACCGAAATACATAAATACACATGACAAACGTGAAAGGAAAGCCATGCACTTTTGCCTCCTTGGTCAGTAGTCAAAGACTACCGTTCTACATATTTCTTAACATGGCAACTTGTTTAAATACCcccgagcaatttattataactataatatatattaccaaTTATGATGTGTGATACatgttaataaattaattgtatGAAATCTTAGTTTTAATATATGCTTTACCTAATGGACAATAACCAGGTTGTCTCTTCATTGATCTGTCTTGGCAATTGccataatttattaattttgaatatatattttcccatACCAAAGTTTTGACCAAATTTCCCTAATAATTCATGAATGGACCCCAAGGAGCACCAACCCGAATCATTCCCCACACAGCTCTAAAGTGGCCACCCAGTTCAACTTCAAATCCTCTCTTTTATATGAAACCACCCTCTCCCTCCACCCCACCATCAACCCTAGAACCTCCCCGCCATCAAGCAAGGCGGCCGTCATGATGTCAGGACACGGCGCGCCTCCGCCACCTCCGCTTCCTAGGCACAGCCGACTCCACAAGCATAACTCGTGGTCTCCTGACCTGCTCCGAGACGAGGCATGGGAGAGGAGGAAAGGCAAGGGAAAGGAAATGCTTAGTGGCAGGAGAGCTGGTGGTGCTAGCCTCGAGCGGAGCAAGAGCGTCACCAACGAGGACCTGGAGGAGCTCAGGGGCTGCCTGGAGCTAGGGTTTGGGTTCGACTCGCCCGAGGTCGATCCAAAGCTATCAGACTTGTTCCCTGCACTAGGGTTATACCAGGCCGTGAACAAGCAGTACCACCGGAGCCTGTCGAGATCATCGTCAGTCTCCTCTCTGTTGTCGTTGAACTCCGATAATGATTCCGATCAGGGTTCCATGAGCTCCATATATGATCCTGGTATGTACGAATAAATTCTAACAATATAtcacataattaattatacataTCTTGCATAGTCTTGTTTCATATTGTTCGCAATAGAGAGTCTCATCCGCCTTCCTATATCGAATTCGGCGCATTATATCCCCAGTCGAATAGATGGTTGGTGATCGatattgatttaatttgtttaacaaattaaatttgatttttgctAATAAGAACAATTAACAATCCCCATTCTAAGTATGATATACAGTAAATCAGCACGGTTTTTGTCGAGCGACATATCTCTTGGATCAATCAAAAAGCGACATATCTCTCAAaacttccaattttttttctatatatatttttatttttgattaaaagaaaggaattgaataatataattaattgtgtTTATGTAATTAAATGTGCTAATTAATCTGTTTCGTGATTAATTAagcatttgttttttttttttttaaatcgtggatatatatatgaaaatatgtaggTGATGATCCCAAGACGGTGAAGACGAGGCTAAAGCAGTGGGCGCAGGTGGTGGCTTGTTCGGTGAAGCATTCTTCACATTGACTGATCAGAATTTGCAAATTCAAATCCATACCAAAAGGGAAGTTATTAATTACATgaatttttgtatatatacaaCAGAGATTATATAGCAAAATGACTGGACTGGTatactcttctttttttacagTTTCTCAAACATTTTTTGCTGTATGAAAGAGATCTTTCGTTTGATCCTATTGTTTACTTCATCGTTCATAAGATAGAAGTTTATTCATTCCTGTTcttcaaaattttgttttattttctgcctattgtagattcgaaTGCGAGTCCCGTGTCTCTCTCGACTGTATATTTCATATATGATTAGTTGATCGTCTCAAACATCTTGGATGATTTTGTAATACGTGTTCATTACGGCAACAAGTGACTTGAGAGTTGACAATCGCATCTCTTCTTTGCCCCAAATTTGGACAATATTCATAGAAGATTTTCTGGATTTTATAATCACAAAACGTGAATAATTGTGGGGCATTGGATATTCACTTCTATCTCGGTCTCGCAGCTAATAGAATTTTGAAGTCGCCGTATTTTAGAATGCCATATTTTCCTTCCCATTCTCTCATCCCTTTCAGTTTAATTAACAAACGTTCCCTGTgattaaagggaaaaaaaaggaactatTTTGTAGGAAGGATACGAGTATTCATTCATGAAAAGCGATATAACTTTACTCATGGGATAAGAACATATTGAAGTGTGGATTTCTCCATCTCGTGTTgacaaatttatttataaattagaaTCACGAACGATGATGTATCGATGCGTTGTTACCCGAGTGCTCGTGTCTTAATTTGAGTAGGTAAATGGGCCGAAAACACGTCCATTTTGCAACCAAACAACGGGCACATTGCACTCGACCAATTGGGCCAGTTCTAGTCCTCCCATGGCAAAGGAAAATCAGCCCAATCCACACATTAAATTCGACTTCCCTCATCCAGTCACGAAATAGATTTAGGCGTGACAACCCGACTAGACGTAATTTTATGAGTCCGAACTCTTCCATGGAATTCATGATCAACTCGGTTAATAAAACTAACAGTGATTGGTTTTGGATCATGTTGTCTCCTTCTTCATCGAATAACTCAAAGAAGACAAAAGGATTGACGGGACTAAGCTACGAACAATCCGGCCCTTATACATAGAAATAGAAACGCCATTAAAAGAGTTGTTTAAGCCCTAAATTTAATTGTTTGATGGATGATCATTAGGGCCCATCTGAAGTCACTAATTGACCGGCCGGTGGCCCACCTGACCTAATGATGAGCTGATCCTCCACTTTGCGTCCAGCGACGGGCAACCTCGTTCAACGATGTCCCAGATGAGCCGACGAGACGAGACGAGACAGAGGGCTAAGCAGGTCTCCGTTGACTTCGCAGGAGAAAAATCTCTGCTCTTCCTCTGACCCTATAAATTTCCTTCATCTCCAATTCTTCTCTTCCCCCTCAGAGCAATTTAGTCTCCATCCAATGGAAGCTCGGACAGAACCCCAATTCCAAAACCCTCCAAAGTATCTTAAGTTACGCGTCAAATCCACCTAGCTCGTGCTTCCTCCATCTCCGTTTTCGGCCAAGATCAGTCCTTTCGCGGTGCGGAATCATGGAGAAACTGAGGGCTGTCGGGTCGAATCAGAGGGGCGCCAGAGAGTCCCTGCCGATCGCCAACGGGAACCCCCAGCAGCAGCCCAAGAAGAAGTGCTCCAACCTCATGCCCCTGTTCGTGCTGCTCGTTGTTGTTGCGGAGATCGCCTTCCTTGGCCGTCTCGACATGGCCAAGAACTCGGCTGTCGTCGATTCCTGGGCCGATTTGTTCCACCGGTCCCCGCCGACCACGGAGCTGGCCGTGGGCGGGGGCGACGATTTGCCCCTGCCGGTCGGGACGGAGGACCGGAGCTCGGAGCCCGAGGCGGAGAACTGTGAGGAGTGGTTGGAGAGAGAGGACAGGGTGGTTTACTCTAGGGATTTCAACAAGGATCCCATCTGGGTCTCCGGTGCTGAGAAGGTTTGTTTGTCTCTTTGATCATACTTGATGCTGTTCGGTGATTACTGTTTACTAATATGGATAATGCTTGGGTTGTTTAATGAGAACAGGAGCTGAATTGAATGTTTTGCTTACTTCAGACATATGTGTTGAGTTTGTTTCCTTTATGAAGATGGTAGTAGGCTTTAGGTTCGGCTATCGAGCGAGAGGATGCCGGAGAACAGTATAAGCCTCAGAGTTGGACACTGGTTTACTTATGTTTTTGGTCAAAATTTACAGTACCATTCTAGAGGGTTTCTTTTGAGAAATTTGATAATAAAATGGCAGGGTTGTGTTTTTTTGTACGAAGGGATGAAGGTCTTCTCTCTAATTCAAGCATTAGAGAGCTCGCAAGAATAAGATGGACTTCTACTATTTTTGGGTCGTTTCAATTTAGGAATGACAATATCGTATGTAGCTTACGCTTCCATAGAATGAATTTGCATTTTTTGATTTCTGTATTTGCTTTTAGTATTTCCTTGACGAATCATAGTGAATTCCAAAAATTTTACTGGATGCTGCCAATAATTTGGTGGAATGCAGTTCCTCGTAGTCGTTTATACTGTACTTCTCATTGTTGCCGCTTACTGTGTAGGAGTGGAAATCTTGCTCTGTGGGTTGTAGTTTTGGGTACAGTATAGAGAAGAAGCCTGATGCTGCCTTTGGGATTCCCCAAGCTGGTGGAACAGCAAGTGTACTTCGATCGATGGAGTCAGCGCAATACTACATGGAGAACAATATTGCTCAGGCACGACGGTGGGTAAGCACGATCTTAATTGACTTAGCTGGGCATATAACATGTCCAGTTCTGTAATCAGACAGTTATTTCTTAAACAGTTCAAGCATACATAATTGCATTAATTATGGAAGGATGTTATCATGAACACTTAAGGCGACCCTCAGAACGGCTGTCCAAGTCTTAATCTATCGGCTGCAATAGTTAACTCTTGGGTGAAGCATGTAGCTCGAGTCAACTTCAGCTGTTTTCTGACAAAATTGTGCCCTCACTGTTATTTGTTAGATGAATAGGTGTTGGAAGCAATATCTTCAACTCTTTCTGAAGGACTGTCTAGTTATTGTTTCTTACCTcaagtttatttttttctcatgttATAGGAGGGGTTTCGATATCGTGATGACGACCAGTCTCTCTTCGGATGTTCCAGTTGGGTACTTCTCTTGGGCTGAATATGATATAATGGCTCCGGTGCAGCCAAAGACGGAAAAGGCCCTTGCAGCTGCCTTTATTTCCAATTGCGGTGCTCGAAACTTCAGGTTGCAAGCGCTTGAGGCCCTCGAGAAGACAAAAATTAAGATC from Punica granatum isolate Tunisia-2019 chromosome 2, ASM765513v2, whole genome shotgun sequence includes the following:
- the LOC116196339 gene encoding uncharacterized protein LOC116196339, with the translated sequence MMSGHGAPPPPPLPRHSRLHKHNSWSPDLLRDEAWERRKGKGKEMLSGRRAGGASLERSKSVTNEDLEELRGCLELGFGFDSPEVDPKLSDLFPALGLYQAVNKQYHRSLSRSSSVSSLLSLNSDNDSDQGSMSSIYDPGDDPKTVKTRLKQWAQVVACSVKHSSH